ATAGAAGGAAAAACATTTTCAGCACACTGCTAAATCAACTCACCCACTCTTGTTCTCAATGCTGAGGTAGTTGCGTTGACGTGAGCGAGGAACAAACTTTACACAGGTTTTGCTGCTGAAGGTCGCCATGGCATTTTGAATTTTCCTCACTTCATAGTAagctgaaaaacacaaataatagAATAAATGATCAATGAATGTGCTTTTAACAATGTGTACAACATATTATAGAATACTACAGATACACTTACAGAATTCAGGGTTCACTATGTAAGGGACCTCAACTTTCCCATTAGCAGACTTCTTCCATAAGCAGTAATTGTTCCAGCAAGCCATAGCATTCCTGTTTTTTGGCACCACAAGATCTCCCTCAATTAGAAATTCACTGGAAGCTGAAGACAAAATGGATTTTGAAAGTTATTCATAACGACTCTATGAGTTTGTGCAAACCCTCAACTTAAGGGAACTGTTCATTTGTTTAAACAATGAGAAACAAACCATTGTTGGTAGTCAAAATCTGTGTGGTCAAGTCCACACTGTTAGGCTCCTCTAGGAAAATGTCATCTTCATCAACATCAGCctagagacaaaaaaaaacagtttaaatGAAACAGAAGAAACCCACGGTTAACATTTAGAAGTGGAGTTCTGAATATCACAGGTATTCTTACCGTGAGAGGCAGAGCCTTGGACAGGCcaagcagcagcaccagaagGGAGATAGAGGCTCTGAGGTTCATGTTGCTTCAGTGTGTGGAGATGCTGTGGACGGCTACTTCACTGGAGCTCACCTGAGCTTTTATACAGCCCTCCACAGGTGTGTCTGCAGGGGGATTTAGGTCTGGGTCAGGTGTCTAATGGAAGCTCTTATGGGAGGACACCACCACCGCTCCCACAAACTCAACAACTGAATTAAGACAAGATGACATGTTCTGACATGTTCAGACCTAAATCCCCCTGCAGACACACCTGTGGAGGGCTGTATAAAAGCTCAGGTGAGCTCCAGTGAAGTAGCCGTCCACAGCATCGCCACACACTGAAGCAACATGAACCTCAGAGCCTCTATCTCCcttctggtgctgctgcttgGCCTGTCCAAGGCTCTACCTCTCACAGTAAGAATATCTCTGATATCTGACTTAATGTCAGCTGTGGGTTTCTCCTGTTTTAACTTCACCTTTTTGCCTCTAGgctgatggtgatgaagatgacTTTTTCCGAGAGGAGCCTGACAGTGTGGACTTGACCACACAGATTTTGGCTTCCAACAACGGTTTGTTTCTCATTGTTTACTGTAAAATACTGCATAGGCACCAGGCCAAGCGGCAGCAATGTGGGCCAGTtggctactgtatgtccagagagagagagagagagagagagaaggagagagagagggaggaggggagaaaggtGTTTAGTACTGTATTGAGTAGAGAGATGTACAGGGTGCCCATGTGAAATAATTGGTACATTGCAGACATGAATAAAACGAGAGGAGAGGTTGAGTACATCAATGGCAGCTTCATTTCATGCCTGacaacaacagttttttttaaaaaaaagatggtTGACACTGGTCTTTAGTTTGGCCTTAGTTGTTTAACTACAATCCCCAGAGTTCACTGAGCTCTGCTGACTACAATCCCCAGAGTTCCCTGAGCTCTGCTGAGATAGGGAAATGAAGGAGAACCCCCTGAGGAGCTGACACTTGTGCTTAATTGCCAATTGATTCTCAGCTGTGAATACCAGCGCCATGACAGTTTCATATTCTACACTTTTATCCTCCACGACATACTGTACTTCATGTTCCACACATCAATGTTATGGGTAAATcaatttcacatacagtagcctattatagGCCCTCTTCCTGGTGTTGCTTTGTGTGCAGCTCAATTTCCAAGGGGATGTGTCCATCCAACACACTGTCCTTGGGCCTTGAGATGAAAATACATGGCACTGGCAGACCTTGATTAGtcgttatttttttgtttatgcaaacaTTCAGCAGCCTCAAGTCAAGCACCAACCAAACAGCAGCTCAATGCACAAATCAATCTGACCTTTTGGTTTGGCTACGCATGAGTTAGTGAGAAGggaaacacacagaacagacacagaaTGAGACCATGACCTCAACTCATGCTCAACTTActgtatattacagtatatgcacattcTAATGCACGACTCATTCAaaacagtcatgcacacacttacgctaggagtatactcgacgcgcccgacctgtcgcgcgacaatgtgacgtcaaaattacgtaatttcctgtgtcgcaagccacatttcagccaCGCGCCAACGTGTCGCACACCGAACATTTTGAGTCAAGGAgcagctacagtaatttcctgtgtattagccacattgtgtataaagtgcagtacagtgttttatgcaagtaaaaaaaaaaaataataataccatattaactgccccaagtgtattaacctcatagctgaagaaatgtatgTAAAATGAATGCATAAACCACAGTTactagttgggaaattacagtagacCACAGAGATTCATGGGAACCTGCCTGCCAAAAATTAAATGGATATATTCTATCACATTATGCATGAAATAATACACAAGGATAATAATCTATCTCAAATGTATAATCTTTTGTCAATTTTAGGATGGAATTTCACTTGTTAAAGCAGTGCAGGCTCCACACATATCTTTCTGGCCTAATAGCTTTAGGTTTGATCTGTGGCCTTGGGGGAGTGGTACAGTAAGTGAAAAAAACTTTTGGTTTGGAGAACTCAAATCACTTGCAGCCTTGCAGCTGTATCCTGCCTTATCTGCACATTTTCTCCATGTGGTCTACCTGCATGCCctattttagattaattaatgcacattacacacacacacacacacacacacacacacacacacacaaagttgcttGATGGGAATGTGTTTCAAAGTTAAACGAGACACATCTCAAACATTTACTTGTCGTCTCGTCTGCCTCTTCTTTGTTCAGTCACAGTGTTGCACTAAAGTCTAACTCATAAAATATTTTAACCATTTCCACAACTGCACACTAAAgcaaagcacatactgtatctttctggcctaataaaatgaaacattatggtttccctctctctcctattcacCTACACCCTATACAACATAAAGGTGCAGTGCACTACAGTTTACACTGTGacaaatggagagaggaagagaaaacacGGGTATGATACTTGAATTTATGATCCTAGAGTTTTAAAATGTTTATACAAAAATATTGGAAACGTATGCAGCCCTGCATCAGCAATCTTAAGACTGTGTTATAGGCCCAGTGTATGGAGAAACCCATTTACTTTATCAACGtttttgtgcttttgtttg
This is a stretch of genomic DNA from Sardina pilchardus chromosome 19, fSarPil1.1, whole genome shotgun sequence. It encodes these proteins:
- the LOC134065785 gene encoding hatching enzyme 1.2-like, giving the protein MNLRASISLLVLLLGLSKALPLTADVDEDDIFLEEPNSVDLTTQILTTNNASSEFLIEGDLVVPKNRNAMACWNNYCLWKKSANGKVEVPYIVNPEFSYYEVRKIQNAMATFSSKTCVKFVPRSRQRNYLSIENKSGCFSNLGRTGGRQVVSLNRYGCVYHGIIQHELLHALGFHHEQTRSDRDQHVRINFENINPRMVSNFQKQRTNNLNTPYDYSSVLHYGSTAFSINGRETITPIPNPNVKIGQRRGMTSIDIQRINKLYGC